The following coding sequences are from one Aethina tumida isolate Nest 87 chromosome 2, icAetTumi1.1, whole genome shotgun sequence window:
- the LOC109596769 gene encoding laminin subunit alpha-like: MNSWAGSRWLRLAVLLWCSAVHVGAETLTPPYFNLAEGKTITASATCGVDTEGPELYCKLIGANSDKELNVNVIQGQYCDVCDPSKPEKMHPPEYAVDGIDTWWQSPPLSRGMKYNEVNLTIDLGQEFHVAYVYIKMANSPRPGLWILEKSADYGKTYTPWQYFSDSHADCETYFGKESLLPITRDDSVICSTEYSKIVPLEEGEIPISLLNNRPSANHYFNSTVLQEWTRATNVRFRFLRTKNLLGHLMSVAKQDPTVTRRYFYSIKDISIGGRCMCNGHAQTCDIADPKDKVLLCRCQHNTCGAKCDSCCPGFEQKAWRQSKHNDPFRCEPCNCFNHSDECVYDPEVDKKHLSLDIFGKFEGGGVCQNCRHNTEGINCNKCQSKFYRPYNKHLNETDVCQPCNCNHFAYTGNCEEGSGRCECREQYTSPDCTSCSYGYYSYPECKACECFQNGTVNAQCSDLDGQCSCLHNFGGQYCKQCAEGYYNFPECTECECDPNGIEPDQSCNQKTGDCPCKNNFSGKQCDQCKDGYWNYPDCLYCSCDKSGTTEEICDKGTGKCFCKEGYGGERCDQCQPGYFGFPDCQPCNCSKVGSHGTTCSATGKCSCLSNYAGRTCEQCSPGYYNFPECRPCDCESRGSNGITCDSEGKCECLENFAGQHCDSCKEGYYNYPACEGCNCHPAGVVTGFAGCGSVPAGELCECKDRVEGRICNKCKPLFWNLNSHNPEGCEECNCNPAGVLGGIAVCDGENGNCICKPSVIARDCTECEDGTYMLDEDNLFGCSDCGCDVGGSVSSRCDKNTGNCTCQARVTGRTCKEPLATHYFPTLYQYQYEVEDGYTPETTRVRYAHDENVFANYSWKGYAVFSLLQKEVQQNIYIYKPSLYRMVIRFVNPNNHTVIGNIRVTPDNPNDNEQLIKVQFRNTSKPTFVTVSGESGNTPRPFVLNPGRWTVGINVNESVLLDYFVLLPEEYYLATVLTQKVETPCKLGGDSICRHYAYPNITMYDRTNGVGGFVINSKNKPENVKEFFDDRKHLSEVDVLNRVPLLNEVQNEINYNMTVRKPGAYVILVNYVTPLTNKNSHKIEIIADQKSGPVNGILHLYNCPYTFMCRQVVTNLNGGVGVFQVEDNDLPVKLIFKGSNTSVGIHTIYLIPYEDWSVDYIQPRPVCIRKDGKCIESKFRNPPETKKIQFETDVEGEIDSHRPPIEEWDNNTAYIWLNPNEKSIDLRGKVPSPGPYTFVLHYYQPHFPEFDLEVIIQNGQFYEAKVPVKHCPSQSGCRATIVQADQNNKFSLTENFMITLKVPDSASNKNVYLDYLLVIPADLYNDMNLQEEDFDRTGEFITTCGNDNFNIDTSKEGFCRDSVFSITAAHNVGALPCQCDYYGSWSFECEKFGGQCNCKPNIIGRKCEACKTGYYGFPNCQPCNCPSTAYCEPSTGRCICPENVVGEKCDQCAPMTFGFDPLIGCEECRCNPLGVEGHQMQCDLYNGSCECKPNVIGRTCDVCRPGHYAFPYCEVCDCDPSGTTVDICAQDTAECFCKKNVVGPQCNYCREGTYNLEPANEDGCTQCFCFGKTTRCYSSNLIKIQLMETRDWEVVSANVAAGQLNVEKLNLTVETNNYVGVDFSSFDAAKTTAYFSAPFDYLGKKLTAYGGYLNYTIFYVIDGEGNGVAIDAPDVILRGANTYLTHSSYEQPPPSQAYNGFVKIVENNFQLPQGVPAKKEHIMEVLKDLKGIYIRATYWTASITTRLTNPTQDLGIAYEHQNGQESLERAVTVEQCECPPMYQGLSCEECAPGYYRVDGPHGGYCEPCDCHGHATECDVETGICINCTHNTKGDHCEFCETGYHGNALAGTPRDCLICACPLPIASNNFATSCDLSNDGNKISCECEPGYFGARCESCAAGYYGRPEVQGDYCKPCQCSGNIDTNEPGSCDTVTGECLKCLNNTFGEACSLCAPGYFGDAIHLKDCQACICDKYGTDHCDSFNGICVCKENVIGEKCDRCQVKHYGFESGQGCKPCNCAEASDSDQCDDATGQCKCKEGVTGKNCDRCAAGYWNYTSEGCISCGCKSDFSQDATCNAITGQCKCLPGVQGEKCIQCPPRWAFSPGYGCHPCDKCHHALLDTTDELGQLIDPVIIEFDSTNSGYFTRRRLDNMRDILEKLKPKLDDVDPHQVSLTDDLAELDSLEQDSKNLNRKSNLSLDNSHNLKNQSEVLHDNVAKLYDEILLSEEEANLSMDHIGQITFELNEEIGAEVDHAILEAEDIFKQIQSHNFTGNEIDATKQLRKVNELLKNVTDFKLPSDGLLTDVDQIKHQLQNFKDKLDDLYNNTQYSLNKANEAEKILEKTGKDHIKAKLENIGKEVEQSKENVIQSQYLLGNASNLLDVARDRLGQLQDLPTSLDVSNNNFNTTLNNNNEALDELVEKYSLVENHAKYLSDEAEEIDQILSENKVVEDAVKAASAYQEIVKAVNNSRRAAEESRNDTASAKNILSGISDKTTEADDKSSDILDKAHLLNGQKDNLIPSMNSVKEDFGLVSENQEKNDGLLKEIEKILDNIHQKSYDEHYKNASETAEDANAVVSEVKDIVDQDFTELPNERKMVETLPKDYEEIRSNLLLTEKQIRSVNEKLPEVIDRVEKLPEKHEAQQKAVDTIQSKIKKLNQQIELARDMANKVKVGVQFYPNTTLELRNPDNLEELTTSIKMSGYFRTNKLDGIVFYLGNPVGTNLPKTKSDDYMSLVIVNGYPTLKFDIGNGPDQLINDKFVSDGVWYQYIIERIGHHATLTIREEVDGQIKETKAEKPIVGHYSIFNLDKDKSKLFVGSFPPTNYEIQKDIADYNSFEGEIEELVIGDRPVSLWNFNQGYENNHPAFERDKLLVLQPSTGFRFNGNGYAILNARAYPIRQRSDIQLVFKTFATEGLLFLTSKDKTFIALEMRNGKVLYQYNLGSGTKTIATSKQYNDGKWHKIVAIREGAKGRLSVDGQEARDVTKPISGSTIDHIETISFGGYPNKHNHPEVTEMKFDGCINNVTIMGQPVDLRVNIKTFDVLPGCPDKFEPMVSFSKQRPGYIGWDRISVANDFKIALKFKTKEKDGLIFYVTDNQQTAGISLALVRGHLKVISQKIELVSKDTFNDTKWHVVSVMHNDNELRVDFDDFGYKVTDSPPALHLLHGHMYVGGLPSRLNPLPGTVGSTKPFSGCIADLTLKGAVKNFANTTDRSNEYLASCLLDKTELDDLDVHKLPELPPLPDLEGFTTTEAIPVTENPFGSKDKSRGDGGNDYVPPSRYHPIDKIQPVTEEVVKPEPEETFTNAPRPGHIGRPPPPTTKPPPKEGCALPIEPLDEGENNGFRFGTKEASRLEYMQARGKFKKQCDFDLEVRTSESDGVILYISDQKGHDQYMALLMQDGRLVFTFNTTQGPIVIRTKNRYDDDKFHYIEISRDGTNAKIVVDNQEKLSQSGSDPSLDLRAPFYIGGLPPKFYNDVVSKINMTGTFKGCIRNFNMNGKPMENPTLYDVIPCSSNVEAGTFFSGDGFVKLKEKFKVGIEFNVKMEIKPRNISGVILAVHGKKDYFVLEMINGMLQATVDNGKRPFKTIFKKDSIYSLCDGEWHSIQAVKSKNVITLSVDNVFTPPQLGDRHALSTDTGSALFIGGHRYIKRIRGIQTRTPYVGCVRNIYINNEPAEIIPTMINGKVNVGSCRTN; the protein is encoded by the exons ATGAACAGTTGGGCTGGAAGCCGCTGGCTTCGGCTTGCGGTTTTGCTGTGGTGCAGTGCCGTGCACGTGGGTGCGGAAACTCTAACACCCCCGTATTTTAATTTGGCAGAAGGGAAGACGATCACCGCCTCCGCGACTTGCGGCGTCGATACAGAAGGACCGGAgctttattgtaaattaatcgGTGCTAATTCGGACAAGGAGCTTAATGTCAATGTTATACAAGGGCAG tactGCGATGTGTGTGATCCGTCGAAGCCAGAAAAAATGCACCCGCCAGAATATGCCGTGGACGGTATCGACACATGGTGGCAAAGTCCTCCACTTTCCAGAGGGATGAAATACAACGAGGTCAACTTAACAATCGATCTCGGACAA gAATTCCATGTAGCATacgtttacataaaaatggcCAATTCTCCGAGACCCGGATTATGGATTTTAGAAAAATCTGCAGATTATGGTAAAACCTATACCCCCTGGCAGTATTTCTCAGATTCGCATGCCGACTGTGAAACTTATTTtggaaaagaaagtttattgCCCATAACAAGGGATGATTCGGTCATTTGTAGTACGGAATATTCAAAGATTGTCCCATTGGAAGAAGGAGAA ATTCCCATTTCTCTGCTAAACAACAGACCCTCTGCAAATCACTACTTCAACTCCACTGTGTTGCAAGAATGGACCAGAGCAACCAACGTAAGATTTCGTTTCCTACGTACCAAAAATTTGCTTGGACATCTTATGTCTGTGGCAAAACAAGATCCTACTGTTACCAGAAGA tACTTTTATTCCATCAAAGATATTAGTATTGGTGGTCGGTGCATGTGCAATGGTCATGCACAAACATGTGATATAGCTGATCCAAAGGATAAAGTGCTTTTATGTCGCTGTCAGCACAACACTTGTGGAGCAAAATGTGACTCATGCTGTCCTGGTTTTGAACAAAAAGCATGGAGACAATCAAAACATAATGATCCATTTAGGTGTGAAC cATGTAACTGCTTCAATCACAGTGATGAGTGTGTATATGATCCTGAGGTGGATAAGAAACACCTTTCATTAGACATTTTTGGAAAGTTTGAAGGAGGAGGAGTATGTCAGAATTGTAGACACAATACTGAGGGTATTAACTGTAATAAATGTCAGAGCAAATTCTACAGACCTTACAATAAACACTTGAATGAAACTGATGTTTGCCAGC CTTGCAACTGTAACCACTTTGCTTACACTGGTAACTGTGAGGAGGGTTCTGGAAGATGTGAATGCAGAGAACAGTATACTTCACCAGACTGTACAAGTTGTAGCTATGGATATTACAGTTATCCAGAATGCAAAGCATGTGAATGCTTCCAAAATGGAACTGTTAATGCTCAATGTTCAGATTTGGATGGTCAATGTTCCTGCCTACATAACTTTGGAGGACAGTATTGCAAACAATGTGCAGAGGGCTATTACAATTTCCCAGAATGCACAG aatgtgaatgtgatccCAACGGCATAGAACCGGATCAAAGCTGCAATCAAAAAACAGGCGATTGTCCTTGCAAAAACAACTTTTCAGGAAAGCAATGTGATCAATGCAAAGATGGCTATTGGAACTATCCTGATTGTTTAT ATTGTAGCTGCGACAAAAGTGGTACTACCGAAGAAATCTGCGACAAAGGCACAGGCAAGTGTTTCTGTAAGGAAGGATATGGAGGCGAAAGATGTGACCAATGTCAACCCGGATATTTCGGATTTCCCGATTGTCAACCGTGCAATTGTAGCAAAGTTGGCTCTCATGGAACCACTTGCAGTGCCACTGGAAAATGTTCCTGTTTAAGTAACTATGCTGGTCGTACTTGCGAGCAATGTAGTCCTGGATACTACAATTTCCCTGAGTGTAGAC ctTGTGACTGCGAGTCTCGAGGATCAAATGGAATAACATGTGATTCAGAAGGAAAATGCGAATGTCTTGAAAATTTCGCTGGACAGCACTGCGACTCTTGCAAAGAGGGTTATTACAACTACCCTGCTTGCGAAG GTTGCAATTGTCATCCTGCTGGCGTCGTGACGGGATTCGCTGGTTGCGGATCAGTGCCTGCCGGCGAGCTTTGTGAATGCAAAGACCGGGTAGAGGGTCGCATTTGTAACAAGTGTAAACCTTTGTTCTGGAACTTAAACTCGCATAATCCGGAGGGATGTGAGGAGTGTAACTGCAACCCGGCGGGTGTGCTAGGCGGTATAGCGGTGTGTGATGGCGAAAACGGCAATTGTATTTGTAAACCATCGGTAATCGCCAGGGACTGTACGGAATGTGAAGACGGCACCTACATGTTGGACGAGGATAATCTTTTCGGGTGCTCTG ATTGTGGCTGTGACGTGGGTGGTTCAGTAAGCAGCAGATGTGATAAGAATACCGGAAATTGTACGTGCCAGGCTCGTGTAACTGGACGAACTTGCAAAGAACCTCTTGCCACCCATTACTTTCCAACACTTTATCAATACCAATACGAAGTTGAAGATGGCTACACTCCCGAAACAACTCGTGTACGATATGCTCATGACGAGAATGTTTTCGCCAATTATTCATGGAAAGGATATGCTGTGTTCTCACTACTGCAG aaagaggTGCAACAAAACATCTACATTTATAAACCGTCGCTCTATCGAATGGTAATAAGATTCGTCAACCCAAACAACCACACAGTCATCGGAAACATTAGGGTTACTCCAGACAATCCGAATGACAACGAACAACTAATTAAGGTTCAATTTAGGAATACATCTAAACCCACTTTTGTCACAGTTTCTGGCGAGTCGGGTAATACTCCACGACCATTTGTCCTGAATCCTGGCAGATGGACTGTTGGTATCAACGTAAACGAAAGTGTTTTATTG gattattttgtgttattgCCTGAGGAGTATTATTTAGCAACAGTATTAACGCAGAAGGTAGAAACTCCTTGTAAGTTGGGGGGTGATTCAATATGTAGACATTATGCATATCCAAATATTACCATGTATGACAGAACTAATGGTGTGGGAGGCTTTgtaataaacagtaaaaacaAACCTGAAAATGTGAAAGAATTCTTTGATGATAGAAag CATCTCTCAGAAGTGGACGTTTTAAATCGTGTGCCTTTATTGAACGAAgtgcaaaatgaaataaattacaacatGACAGTCAGAAAACCTGGCGCTTACGTGATTTTGGTGAATTATGTTACACCTTTAACCAATAAAAACTCAcacaaaatagaaataattgctGACCAGAAATCTGGTCCAGTAAATGGCATTTTGCATTTGTATAATTGCCCCTACACATTTATGTGCAGGCAGGTTGTTACGAATTTAAATGGTGGTGTTGGAGTATTCCAAGTTGAAGACAATGATTTGCCagttaaactaatatttaag ggTTCTAATACTAGCGTTGGTATTCACACAATATACCTCATACCATATGAAGATTGGTCTGTGGATTACATCCAACCACGACCTGTATGTATAAGGAAGGATGGCAAATGCATTGAATCCAAATTCAGAAATCCACCAGAAAcgaagaaaattcaatttgagACGGACGTAGAAGGTGAAATTGACTCACACAGGCCGCCAATCGAAGAATGGGACAACAACACCGCTTACATTTGGCTTAATCCAAACGAAAAATCAATCGACTTAAGGGGAAAAGTACCTTCTCCAGGCCCATATACGTTTGTCCTGCATTATTACCAACCACATTTTCCAG AATTCGATTTGGAGGTGATCATTCAGAATGGTCAGTTTTATGAAGCTAAAGTGCCTGTGAAACATTGCCCTTCACAGTCAGGCTGTAGAGCAACTATTGTGCAAGCAGAccaaaacaacaaattctCATTAACTGAGAACTTTATGATAACTTTAAAG GTGCCAGACAGTGCTAGTAACAAAAACGTGTACCTTGATTATCTCCTGGTTATTCCTGCCGATTTATATAATGATATGAATTTACAAGAAGAGGATTTCGATAGGACTGGGGAGTTTATAACCACATGTGGTAACGATAACTTCAACATCGACACTTCGAAAGAAG GATTTTGCCGTGACTCCGTGTTTTCCATCACCGCTGCCCATAATGTCGGCGCATTGCCATGCCAATGTGATTACTACGGATCCTGGAGTTTTGAATGTGAGAAATTTGGCGGACAATGTAACTGCAAACCTAATATCATTGGCCGCAAATGTGAGGCTTGCAAAACTGGTTACTACGGCTTCCCGAACTGTCAACCATGTAATTGCCCATCGACTGCCTATTGTGAACCATCCACCGGTCGCTGCATTTGCCCCGAGAACGTAGTTGGAGAAAAATGCGATCAATGTGCCCCCATGACATTCGGATTTGATCCTTTAATTGGTTGCGAAGAGTGCAGGTGCAATCCGTTAGGTGTAGAGGGTCACCAAATGCAATGCGATCTCTACAATGGAAGTTGCGA atGCAAACCAAATGTTATCGGTCGTACTTGTGACGTCTGTAGACCAGGACATTACGCATTCCCATACTGCGAAGTTTGCGATTGCGATCCTAGTGGTACAACTGTTGACATATGTGCCCAAGATACGGCGGAATGTTTCTGCAAGAAGAACGTTGTCGGTCCCCAATGTAACTATTGTCGCGAGGGAACCTACAATCTGGAACCTGCTAACGAAGACGGCTGCACTCAGTGCTTCTGTTTCGGCAAAACCACAAGATGTTACAGTTCTAACCTTATCAAAATTCAGTTAATGGAGACACGGGACTGGGAAGTCGTATCTGCAAACGTTGCCGCTGGACAATTGAATGTAGAGAAGTTGAACTTGACTGTTGAAACCAACAATTACGTGGGTGTTGACTTTTCAAGCTTCGACGCCGCTAAAACAACAGCTTATTTCTCCGCTCCGTTCGATTACTTAGGCAAAAAACTGACGGCTTATGGAGGATACCTCAACTATACGATCTTCTACGTGATCGACGGCGAAGGCAACGGTGTAGCAATTGATGCACCCGACGTCATTTTAAGGGGTGCCAATACTTATTTAACCCATTCGAGTTACGAACAGCCACCACCATCGCAAGCGTACAACgggtttgttaaaattgtcgAAAACAACTTCCAGTTGCCCCAAGGAGTTCCAGCTAAAAAAGAACACATTATGGAAGTACTTAAAGATCTCAAAGGCATCTATATTCGAGCCACTTACTGGACAGCTAGTATAACTACAAG ATTGACGAATCCCACTCAGGACTTAGGAATTGCTTACGAACACCAAAACGGACAAGAAAGTCTCGAGCGTGCCGTCACTGTTGAACAATGTGAATGCCCGCCAATGTATCAAGGATTATCTTGTGAGGAGTGTGCCCCAGGTTATTACAGAGTAGATGGCCCTCATGGTGGCTATTGCGAACCTTGCGACTGCCATGGTCATGCCACCGAATGTGACGTCGAAACTGGCATTTGTATC AATTGCACACACAACACCAAAGGTGATCACTGCGAATTTTGCGAAACCGGATACCATGGAAATGCTTTGGCTGGCACTCCAAGGGATTGTCTTATCTGCGCCTGCCCACTACCAATTGCTTCTAACAa CTTCGCCACATCCTGCGATTTGAGTAATGACGGCAACAAAATCAGCTGCGAATGTGAACCCGGGTATTTTGGTGCGAGATGCGAGTCCTGCGCCGCTGGTTACTACGGACGGCCAGAAGTGCAGGGTGATTACTGTAAACCTTGTCAGTGTTCGGGTAACATTGACACCAACGAACCTGGCTCTTGCGACACGGTCACTGGTGAATGTTTGAAATGTCTCAACAACACTTTCGGAGAGGCCTGTTCGCTTTGCGCACCCGGTTATTTCGGTGATGCCATCCACTTAAAGGATTGTCAAG CTTGTATCTGTGACAAATACGGTACCGATCACTGCGATAGTTTTAATGGTATCTGTGTTTGCAAGGAAAACGTGATAGGCGAGAAATGTGATCGATGCCAAGTCAAGCACTACGGTTTTGAATCTGGCCAAGGTTGCAAACCCTGCAACTGTGCAGAAGCATCTGATAGCGATCAGTGTGACGACGCAACGGGACAGTGCAAGTGCAAGGAAGGTGTTACCGGCAAAAACTGCGATAGGTGTGCCGCTGGATACTGGAATTACACATCAGAAGGATGCATTT CTTGCGGATGCAAAAGTGATTTTTCACAAGATGCTACCTGCAACGCTATTACCGGCCAGTGCAAATGTTTACCTGGCGTTCAAGGTGAAAAATGTATTCAGTGCCCACCTAGGTGGGCCTTCTCCCCAGGCTATGGATGTCATCCTTGCGATAAATGTCATCATGCTCTCTTGGACACTACCGACGAATTGGGCCAATTAATCGATCCGGTCATAATAGAATTTGAT TCCACCAACTCAGGATATTTCACAAGAAGGCGATTGGACAACATGCGTGATATTTTGGAAAAACTTAAACCTAAACTTGACGATGTCGATCCTCATCAAGTCAGTTTAACTGATGATTTGGCTGAACTGGATTCCTTGGAACAGGATTCCAAAAACTTAAATAGAAAG TCTAATTTGTCGTTGGATAACAGTCACaacttaaagaatcaaagCGAAGTATTACATGATAATGTTGCCAAGCTGTATGATGAAATACTATTATCAGAAGAAGAGGCAAACTTATCCATGGATCACATTGGTCAAATCACATTTGAATTGAATGAAGAAATCGGCGCCGAAGTTGATCATGCCATTTTGGAAGCGGaagatattttcaaacaaatacaGAGTCACAATTTCACAGGAAATGAAATCGACGCAACTAAACAACTGCGAAAAGTCAATGAACTACTAAAGAATGTTACTGATTTTAAACTTCCATCAGATGGATTGTTAACTGATGTAGATCAAATCAAACATCAATTGCAAAACTTTAAGGACAAATTGGATGACCTGTACAATAATACCCAATATTCCCTCAACAAGGCGAATGAAGCAGAGAAAATTCTAGAAAAGACTGG aaaggaTCACATCAAAGCAAAACTTGAAAATATCGGCAAAGAAGTCGAACAATCCAAAGAAAATGTCATACAATCCCAATATCTCCTGGGTAATGCATCCAATCTACTAGACGTTGCGAGAGATCGCCTTGGACAACTGCAAGATTTGCCAACTTCTTTGGACGTAAGCAACAACAACTTTAACACCACTCTCAACAACAATAATGAAGCACTCGATGAGCTTGTCGAAAAATATTCGTTGGTTGAAAACCACGCCAAGTATCTGTCGGATGAAGCAGAAGAAATCGATCAAATATTGTCTGAAAATAAAGTAGTTGAAGATGCAGTTAAGGCAGCCAGTGCATACCAAGAGATAGTGAAAGCGGTGAACAACTCTAGAAGGGCTGCAGAAGAATCCAGGAACGATACTGCTAGtgctaaaaatattctgtCGGGCATCAGCGATAAGACCACCGAGGCTGATGATAAGTCTTCTGATATTTTGGATAAAGcacatttattaaa tgGACAAAAGGACAATCTGATCCCAAGCATGAATAGTGTCAAGGAAGACTTTGGCCTAGTTAGTGAAAATCAAGAAAAGAATGATGGTCTCCTTAAGGAAATTGAAAAGATTTTGGATAATATTCATCAAAAGTCATACGATGAACACTACAAAAATGCATCGGAAACTGCTGAAGATGCCAACGCAGTAGTATCTGAAGTTAAGGATATTGTGGACCAAGATTTCACAGAA CTGCctaatgaaagaaaaatggTTGAAACCCTACCGAAAGATTATGAGGAGATACGCAGCAATCTTCTATTAACTGAGAAACAAATTAGAAGTGTGAACGAAAAACTTCCTGAAGTAATTGATAGAGTTGAAAAACTTCCGGAAAAACATGAGGCTCAACAAAAAGCTGTGGACACCATTCagtcaaaaataaagaaattgaacCAACAAATTGAATTGGCCAGAGATATGGCCAACAAAGTTAAAGTTGGCGTACAATTTTATCCAAACACTACTCTCGAATTGAGGAATCCTGACAATTTGGAGGAACTAACAACATCAATAAAGATGTCAGGCTATTTCAGGACAAACAAACTTGACGGCATAGTTTTCTATTTGGGTAATCCGGTTGGAACTAACTTGCCAAAAACAAAATCA GATGATTACATGTCGCTTGTTATTGTCAATGGGTATCCCACACTCAAATTTGATATTGGAAATGGACCAGATCAACTTATCAATGATAAATTTGTATCAGATGGAGTTTGGtatcaatatataattgaaag aatTGGCCACCATGCAACATTAACAATACGTGAGGAAGTAGAtggtcaaataaaagaaaccaAGGCTGAGAAACCAATAGTGGGCCACTATTCAATCTTCAATTTAGACAAAGACAAATCTAAACTGTTTGTGGGCAGTTTCCCACCTACTAATTACGAGATTCAAAAGGACATAGCTGACTACAACTCATTTGAAGGTGAAATTGAAGAACTCGTAATTGGTGACAGACCTGTTTCTCTTTGGAACTTCAACCAAGGCTACGAGAACAATCATCCGGCATTTGAAAGAGACAAACTTTTAGTACTTCAGCCTAGTACCGGTTTCAGGTTTAATGGAAATGGTTATGCTATTTTAAATGCTAGGGCCTATCCAATAAGGCAGAGATCTGACATTCAATTAGTATTCAAAACATTCGCCACCGAAGGACTTTTGTTCTTAACGAGTAAGGACAAAACGTTTATTGCTTTAGAAATGCGAAATGGCAAAGTGCTTTATCAA taCAATTTGGGAAGTGGCACTAAGACCATTGCTACATCGAAACAATATAACGATGGTAAATGGCATAAGATTGTCGCAATTAGAGAAGGCGCGAAGGGCAGACTCTCTGTGGACGGTCAAGAAGCAAGAGACGTCACGAAACCTATATCTGGTTCCACTATTGATCACATTGAAACAATATCATTTGGTGGCTATCCCAACAAACACAATCATCCAGAAGTTACTGAGATGAAATTTGATGGATGTATCAATAACGTCACAATTATGGGTCAACCAGTTGATCTCAGGGTTAATATCAAGACGTTCGATGTCTTACCAGGATGTCCAGACAaa tttgaacCAATGGTATCATTCTCTAAACAACGTCCTGGTTACATTGGCTGGGACAGAATTTCAGTCGCAAATGACTTCAAAATCGCATTGAAATTCAAGACTAAAGAAAAAGATGGCTTGATTTTCTATGTAACTGATAATCAACAGACTGCTGGAATATCTCTAGCTTTGGTACGCGGTCACCTCAAAGTTATTAGTCAAAAGATAGAACTGGTATCAAAGGATACATTTAATGACACTAAATGGCATGTGGTGTCCGTTATGCACAATGACAACGAACTTAGGGTGGATTTCGATGATTTTGGTTACAAAGT aactgATTCACCACCAGCCTTGCACCTTCTTCATGGACATATGTATGTGGGTGGTTTACCATCAAGACTGAATCCTCTACCGGGAACGGTAGGATCTACGAAACCATTCTCTGGGTGTATAGCAGATCTTACACTAAAAGGCGCCGTAAAAAATTTTGCGAATACGACAGACCGTTCAAATGAATATTTGGCGTCTTGTTTGCTTGATAAAACCGAACTAGATGATTTAGATGTCCATAAGT TGCCTGAGTTACCTCCACTTCCAGATCTTGAAGGATTTACTACTACTGAGGCAATTCCTGTCACTGAAAATCCATTTGGCTCTA AGGACAAATCGCGAGGAGATGGTGGTAATGACTATGTGCCTCCAAGTCGGTACCATCCCATCGATAAAATTCAACCAGTGACTGAAGAAGTAGTAAAACCAGAACCAGAGGAGACATTCACGAATGCTCCGCGTCCAGGTCATATCGGTCGACCGCCTCCACCAACAACTAAACCACCACCAAAGGAAGGTTGTGCATTGCCCATTGAACCTCTAGACGAAGGAGAAAATAATGGCTTCCGATTCG gtaCCAAGGAAGCCAGCAGATTAGAATATATGCAGGCTAGGGGTAAGTTCAAAAAGCAATGCGACTTCGATTTGGAGGTTCGCACATCTGAAAGTGACGGAGTGATCCTTTATATCTCCGACCAGAAAGGCCACGATCAATATATGGCTCTCTTGATGCAAGATGGTCGCTTGGTATTCACATTTAACACCACTCAAGGTCCAATCGTCATCCGTACCAAAAATAGGTATGATGATGACAAGTTCCATTACATAGAAATTAGTCGCGATGGAACTAATGCCAAAATAGTGGTGGACAATCAAGAGAAGTTGAGTCAATCTGGTAGTGATCCTTCATTGGATCTAAGGGCTCCATTTTACATTGGAGGTCTTCCTCCAAAGTTCTACAATGATGTCGTCAGTAAAATT AATATGACTGGCACATTTAAAGGATGTATTAGGAACTTCAATATGAATGGAAAGCCTATGGAAAATCCTACACTTTATGATGTAATTCCTTGTTCTTCAAACGTGGAGGCTGGAACATTCTTCAGCGGTGATGGTTTCGTCaaacttaaagaaaaattcaag GTTGGAATAGAATTCAAcgttaaaatggaaataaagcCAAGAAACATATCAGGTGTAATCTTGGCTGTTCACGGAAAGAAAGATTACTTTGTTCTTGAAATGATAAATGGGATGTTACAAGCAACAGTTGACAATGGTAAACGAccatttaaaactatattcaaAAAGGATAGTATCTATAGTCTTTGTGATGGAGAATGGCATAGTATTCAAG CTGTGAAATCGAAGAACGTCATCACATTATCTGTAGACAACGTATTTACACCTCCTCAATTAGGTGATCGTCATGCGCTTTCTACAGATACGGGAAGTGCCCTATTTATCGGTGGTCATCGCTACATTAAACGTATCAGAGGAATCCAAACTAGAACTCCGTACGTTGGATGCGTccgaaacatttatataaataatgaaccgGCAGAGATTATACCAACCATGATAAATGGTAAAGTCAATGTAGGTTCATGTAGAACTAATTAA